A stretch of the bacterium genome encodes the following:
- a CDS encoding SRPBCC family protein — MKKLELSFPSDTEIRFVRYFDAPRDLVWRGWTEAAHLEQWMTGPDGWTMEVLKNELRPGGAWEYVWQNSNGTEMRMHGVHQEVVAPEKLVSTENWGDPWPESINHLLLTEEQGRTRMTLTISYISKQARDNAAQTGMADGMEPSFARLDELLIRA; from the coding sequence ATGAAGAAACTCGAATTGAGTTTCCCCTCGGATACAGAAATCCGTTTTGTGCGCTATTTCGATGCGCCGCGCGACCTGGTGTGGAGAGGTTGGACCGAGGCTGCGCACCTCGAGCAGTGGATGACCGGTCCCGACGGTTGGACCATGGAAGTACTCAAGAACGAGCTGCGGCCCGGCGGCGCGTGGGAATATGTCTGGCAGAATTCCAACGGCACCGAAATGCGCATGCACGGGGTTCACCAGGAAGTCGTCGCTCCTGAAAAACTTGTGTCCACGGAGAATTGGGGCGATCCTTGGCCCGAGTCGATCAACCATCTTCTGCTCACCGAAGAGCAGGGTCGCACGCGGATGACGCTGACCATCAGCTACATCAGCAAGCAGGCCCGCGACAACGCCGCGCAGACCGGCATGGCCGATGGTATGGAACCGAGCTTTGCCCGCCTCGACGAATTGCTGATTCGTGCATGA
- a CDS encoding glycosyltransferase family 2 protein — protein sequence MRPGGSLLIFTPRERFYDDPTHVHHFTRDALAGLLNNYFEHVTATGIDDDRQLFAVCSNSTARDYPRMICQMRIKNEERWLNDVLDQIALVADGVVILDDGSTDNTPALCAAHPAVIEYAYQAGASLDEARDKNLLLQMAMRHRPDWLLCMDGDELLEDGAAPRIYDAIRHCPAHVSTLDVQFLYMWDDLDHYRSDGIYGPHLSPSPVHLDGAGGGTTRLQIVAAWRQFALRERPGKSVRRIEGR from the coding sequence GTGAGACCCGGCGGATCGCTCCTCATCTTTACGCCGCGCGAGCGGTTCTACGATGACCCCACTCATGTTCATCACTTCACCCGCGATGCACTTGCCGGGCTTCTGAACAACTACTTCGAACACGTGACTGCCACCGGAATTGACGATGACAGGCAGTTGTTCGCAGTCTGCTCCAATTCTACAGCGCGCGACTATCCCCGCATGATCTGCCAAATGCGCATCAAGAACGAAGAGCGCTGGCTAAACGACGTGCTCGACCAAATTGCTCTGGTCGCGGACGGCGTCGTTATTCTCGACGACGGTTCTACCGACAACACGCCCGCGCTTTGCGCGGCGCATCCGGCCGTAATCGAGTACGCCTATCAGGCCGGCGCCTCGCTCGATGAAGCCCGCGACAAGAACCTCCTACTGCAAATGGCCATGCGGCACAGGCCCGATTGGCTATTGTGCATGGATGGTGATGAACTCCTCGAAGACGGCGCTGCACCGCGTATTTACGATGCCATTCGTCACTGTCCGGCTCACGTTTCGACGCTCGACGTGCAGTTCCTCTACATGTGGGACGACCTTGATCACTATCGAAGCGACGGCATCTACGGCCCGCATCTTTCACCATCGCCTGTTCACCTTGACGGCGCAGGCGGTGGAACGACTCGCCTTCAAATCGTCGCGGCATGGCGGCAATTTGCATTGCGAGAGCGTCCCGGCAAATCTGTTCGGCGAATCGAGGGGAGATAG
- a CDS encoding SRPBCC domain-containing protein: MSTALEKMQVEVKDRELVFTRMFDAPRQMVWDAFTKVEHLVNWWGPHNFTNKDCTVDLRVGGRMEITMVGMGGEYPCLFIFEEIVPIEKIVWLDKVVEGDFWGPAGPPPSTLMTLLLEDHGSRTKMISISKFDDNAGRDKILAMQAAEGWAQSFERLDALLAAV, translated from the coding sequence ATGAGTACGGCATTGGAGAAGATGCAGGTCGAGGTCAAAGACCGCGAGCTTGTCTTTACGCGCATGTTTGATGCGCCACGCCAAATGGTGTGGGATGCCTTCACGAAAGTGGAGCACCTGGTAAACTGGTGGGGCCCGCATAATTTCACGAATAAAGACTGCACGGTGGATTTGCGTGTTGGCGGCAGAATGGAAATCACCATGGTCGGCATGGGCGGCGAATATCCCTGCCTTTTCATTTTCGAGGAGATTGTTCCGATTGAAAAGATCGTTTGGCTCGACAAAGTTGTTGAAGGCGACTTCTGGGGCCCCGCTGGACCTCCGCCGAGCACGCTCATGACTTTGCTGCTTGAAGATCATGGATCAAGAACGAAGATGATCTCAATTTCGAAATTCGACGATAACGCGGGCCGCGACAAAATTCTCGCAATGCAGGCCGCCGAAGGCTGGGCTCAGAGCTTCGAACGTTTGGACGCGCTGCTCGCTGCCGTTTAG
- a CDS encoding winged helix-turn-helix transcriptional regulator, with translation MQDRLSKTFSALSDPTRRAILARLSAGETSVSELAKPFQMTAPAVTRHLKVLEKAGLISRTRHAQWRPARLEALPLKEASDWIEQYRQQWEERFDRLDQYLQMLQAKGEQE, from the coding sequence ATGCAAGATCGTCTAAGTAAAACATTTTCAGCACTCTCCGATCCTACTCGCCGAGCGATTCTGGCTCGCCTGTCCGCTGGTGAGACCTCTGTCAGCGAGCTTGCCAAGCCCTTTCAGATGACCGCGCCGGCCGTCACCCGCCACCTTAAGGTGCTGGAAAAGGCCGGGCTCATCTCGCGCACACGGCACGCCCAGTGGCGGCCCGCCAGACTCGAGGCGTTGCCCTTGAAAGAGGCCTCGGACTGGATCGAGCAATACCGCCAGCAATGGGAAGAACGCTTCGACCGTTTAGATCAGTATCTGCAAATGCTGCAGGCTAAAGGAGAACAGGAATGA
- a CDS encoding DUF1801 domain-containing protein — translation MKADVDKYLAALPPEQRAVLAKLRATILSVAKDAEEKISYGMPTVCYHGNLVHYAAFKNHMSLFGASAFVTQELKEKLANFKTSKGTIQFTVAKPLPVTLVKAIVKSRIKENEALEAERKLKKRGAAK, via the coding sequence ATGAAGGCCGACGTAGACAAATATCTCGCCGCACTGCCCCCGGAGCAACGCGCTGTCCTGGCAAAGCTGCGTGCGACGATCCTCTCTGTTGCCAAGGACGCCGAAGAGAAAATATCTTACGGCATGCCCACTGTCTGCTACCACGGCAACCTCGTGCACTATGCGGCGTTTAAGAATCACATGAGTCTCTTCGGCGCCAGCGCTTTCGTGACGCAAGAGCTGAAAGAAAAGCTGGCGAACTTCAAGACTTCCAAAGGCACCATTCAATTCACGGTCGCGAAGCCCCTGCCGGTGACGCTTGTCAAGGCAATTGTTAAGTCACGCATAAAAGAGAACGAAGCGCTGGAAGCAGAGCGCAAACTGAAGAAAAGGGGAGCAGCGAAATGA